A region of Heteronotia binoei isolate CCM8104 ecotype False Entrance Well chromosome 2, APGP_CSIRO_Hbin_v1, whole genome shotgun sequence DNA encodes the following proteins:
- the SNRPE gene encoding small nuclear ribonucleoprotein E isoform X3: MAYRGQGQKVQKVMVQPINLIFRYLQNRSRIQVWLYEQVNMRIEGCIIGFDEYMNLVLDDAEEIHSKTKSRKQLGRIMLKGDNITLLQSVSN, from the exons ATGGCGTACCGCGGGCAGGGCCAAAAGGTCCAGAAAGTGATGGTCCAGCCGATC AACCTCATCTTCAGATATCTACAGAAC AGGTCCAGAATTCAAGTGTGGCTGTATGAACAGGTGAACATGCGGATAGAAGGGTGTATTATT GGGTTTGATGAATACATGAACCTGGTGCTGGATGATGCTGAGGAGATCCACTCCAAAACAAAATCAAGGAAACAGCTGG GTCGAATCATGTTAAAGGGAGACAATATTACTCTTCTACAAAGCGTTTCTAACTAG
- the SNRPE gene encoding small nuclear ribonucleoprotein E isoform X2 — translation MHTHRRHVECLSPCKTTDRPFTSIPFRRYPELLLLNYLKRYKVLKYVVSTASAVETGILETSSLFFALSHLSQNLIFRYLQNRSRIQVWLYEQVNMRIEGCIIGFDEYMNLVLDDAEEIHSKTKSRKQLGRIMLKGDNITLLQSVSN, via the exons ATGCACACCCATCGAAGACATGTGGAATGTTTATCTCCTTGCAAAACCACTGATCGACCTTTTACAA GCATTCCATTTAGAAGGTATCCTGAGTTGTTGCTCCTAAACTACTTGAAGAGATATAAAGTGTTGAAATATGTGGTTTCTACTGCTTCTGCTGTTGAAACTGGTATCCTAGAAACTTCTTCATTGTTTTTTGCCTTAAGTCACTTGTCACAGAACCTCATCTTCAGATATCTACAGAAC AGGTCCAGAATTCAAGTGTGGCTGTATGAACAGGTGAACATGCGGATAGAAGGGTGTATTATT GGGTTTGATGAATACATGAACCTGGTGCTGGATGATGCTGAGGAGATCCACTCCAAAACAAAATCAAGGAAACAGCTGG GTCGAATCATGTTAAAGGGAGACAATATTACTCTTCTACAAAGCGTTTCTAACTAG
- the SNRPE gene encoding small nuclear ribonucleoprotein E isoform X1: MARPCKDCVELGQESVLGSFSGGGIPFRRYPELLLLNYLKRYKVLKYVVSTASAVETGILETSSLFFALSHLSQNLIFRYLQNRSRIQVWLYEQVNMRIEGCIIGFDEYMNLVLDDAEEIHSKTKSRKQLGRIMLKGDNITLLQSVSN, from the exons ATGGCGCGTCCTTGTAAGGACTGTGTCGAATTGGGGCAGGAGAGTGTGTTGGGGTCTTTTTCAGGCGGCG GCATTCCATTTAGAAGGTATCCTGAGTTGTTGCTCCTAAACTACTTGAAGAGATATAAAGTGTTGAAATATGTGGTTTCTACTGCTTCTGCTGTTGAAACTGGTATCCTAGAAACTTCTTCATTGTTTTTTGCCTTAAGTCACTTGTCACAGAACCTCATCTTCAGATATCTACAGAAC AGGTCCAGAATTCAAGTGTGGCTGTATGAACAGGTGAACATGCGGATAGAAGGGTGTATTATT GGGTTTGATGAATACATGAACCTGGTGCTGGATGATGCTGAGGAGATCCACTCCAAAACAAAATCAAGGAAACAGCTGG GTCGAATCATGTTAAAGGGAGACAATATTACTCTTCTACAAAGCGTTTCTAACTAG